The stretch of DNA CGTTTCATCACCTCCGGATAGAGTGCCTCGCAACGTCGTTCGATTATATCGTCATAAATCTCAGTGAGCTTTTCGAACGCAGCCACGTAATCGTGAAATTTGATGCTATCCTCAGCCGATTGCTCGAGATCCCAGATTCGATGACATGGCGAACTGAAATTGCTAATTATCTCCACATTTGGGTTAATCTCTTTCAACTCCCGAATGATTGCCGCCTTTGTCACGGAGTCATCTGGAAGTTTTAACAACGCTTGTGTGTAACATCTGAAGGCTCCTTCCAAGTGATCCCCGtatatgttttcaattttaatctTGATCTGCTTATTGTGGGCCACTCGGTAGGTTCGGGCCGCTCTCAGCAATGCGTCCACCTCGCCTGCATCATTGCCAATCATTTTCTCACATTTTCCCTGGCCCATGTAGCATAGTGCGGCGTATTCCGGAAGTAACGAATTGTTGAAACTTGCAGCAAGTGATCCAAATTCGTCTGCCACTTCACATACATTTGGGGCAAAGTGCCTGGAGTTTAAGACAAACAAAAACATAGCTTTTATCATAAATATATGATATTGTTTGTTCTTACTTGAAAAACACCCTTTGAATTTTCTTCAATTTGTTGCATGTTGTTTTGTACTGATGAATAAGATCCTTGTGAAACTGACTAGACATTTTATTCTTTTCTTCTGTGCACAACTATTTGCACAATGAACCAAACCGTATTGTTTTTATATTCGGTTATATTATCCGTATTTCAagtacataatttttttttagatatcgAAATGTTATCAACACCTGAGACAACacaatacgaaaattttctccGATTTGAATCATGGGAATCATGTCAAAAGACCCATTTGGGAacataaacaaacatatttgAGAACTGTCAAAAGCATAATAATTGTTGTTGTGTCAGATACTCGATATTTTCTTACGTGAATATTTCTGTAGGATTGGTAAGCAAAACTGATTCGTTTCAAACATGTAACCACATTTTCAATGTCCTTGCTTTACAGCGGCATTTATTACACATCATGCGACACGCAAAGTTCCTCGCCCGGACGGTATTGGTACAGAATGGTAATATCGAGGAAGCATGTCGAGTACTGAATCGGATTCTAGGCAAGGAGGACATCCTGGATCAATTCCGACGCACGCGATATTATGAGAAACCATTCCAGACACGTCGCCGCGTGAACTTcgaaaagtgcaaagcaattTACAACGAGGATATGAATCGGAAGATCCAGTTTGTGCTACGCAAGAACAGGGTAGACCCGTTCCCGGCATGCCACTGAGGAAATTATTGGGTCTAAATAAATATAGTACTGTATAtcgtgtagttttttttttatttcaggaaGTCTAGGAATTGTAAATATGCTTTAGAACTAAAATTAGATATAGCATCTAATGAAACCACCGTAAGTATAGGTTCTAACAGAAAAACTAATCTGTGCTATTTTCTACggatctcttcttcttcttggatggcattaacgttctCAGTGGAACATTTGCCTTcttgtattacttgcgtcatttttattagtactacttagttgagttttctatgccgaataacactccttgaatgtattctggagttactagaatacgcgtgaccacagtgcaagtcggaagaaatttctttgacgaaaaatctcccggccagaacgggaatcgaactcgaacccccggcatgatgatgtgggacgctaaccactcagccacgggagcacttgaTGGGGAACCGATTAATCGCGgacgactcgaggttagtagagattgttgctgacaagATTTATACGAAAtaacagcgcgtctaacgaataaTGATTGGTCATGAGCCGAGAGCatgtgcgaataaagtcccgatttttgaaccacggtttgagactaacctttgggataattGAGTGTAACCCCTATTctatatttcgatcgattcgaaatatttcgaacgacttgataaaattccattctgtattccgttcgagttgtttttacatttcattcgatCTGACTCCCATTCTTATCGCGACACATTTCGGCTAGCGGCACAAAGGCTTCGGTGTTTGCTTTGAACTTCTGGTAAAACTTTCGCGTTTCCTGAGACCGATGCAGCTGCTCCAACTCTGCATACTCCGCCTCCTCCAGGCAGCGCTTTTTCTCCCGGAAGATTTGGGTACGCTGCATCTTCTGTCGATGTCTTTCTACGTTCTGACGAATGACAATGCAACTTAGCGCAGCGTTCTCCTCACACGTTCCGCTGAATACGTTCCACGTGCCCGAGTATGTCCTCGAGAGGGGTTTCGTTCAGTTCGTCCTCTTCCGAGTATGTTCTCTGATACGCTGTTGATGGCTGTTTAATGGTGTTCCAACAGTCCTCGAGAGGGGTTTCGTTCAGTTCGTCCTCTTCCGGCAGCGCAGCTTCGAGCGAATGCACGTAATTTCCGGCGACATCAAGCTGCTTCAGCCGCGCGAGATTTAACCGAGGTGGGCGTCGGTACCGAATGTTGTTCACAACGGCGAGTTTTGGGCGCATCTTCAGcatcaccaggtagtgatcCGAGTCAACGTTAGCGCTCCGATAGGATCTGACCTCGATGATATCTGAGAAGTGCCGACAGTCAATGAAAACGTGGTCGATTTGTGTTTCTGTCTGATtaggtgatctccaggtgtactTGTATAGGAGTTTATGTTGGAAGAAGGTACTACaaatggccatgttcttggaggcggCAAAGCTGATAAGTTTCAGACCCATTTCGTTAGTCAGCTGGTGTGCGCTGAACCCTCCAATTATCAGTTTATATTCCTCCTCCTGGCCAACTTGAGCGTTGAAATCCCCGATGACGATCTTGATATCATGTTGTTACCGTTTAGAAATTAGTTCTTCAATTGATTAAGTTAGAtatataattaaataaattagagTATAGGTAATTTCAAATAAACTAGGATTTAAGTTAGCTATAAATATAatttcacacacatatactCACACCAAACACATAAACCTGTTGTCGGGCGAAAACGCCATAAAAGCCGTGGATTGCGCAATAGACATTTTACACTGGAGAAAAACTTTAGTAAattcagctaccaaatctttagtagtcgaaacatttgtaaaatgtacaaattttttgtaaatattacaaaaactttgttaaactgatgtcagatgcaatgTACACCCCTACCAATcattcgtacattttacttcatagcatgtGTAACCTTGAGTATTTTCATTTCTGGCAACTGTGTGTATGCAACTGCCATTTCTCTAATGGAAGCGAGGTAAACATTTGGTTGTATTATGATTCCTTTTACCTAAATATTTTCCCTTTTCAGCATATAATTGTAGAAATCCATAGCAACGGTTTCACGCAGCCGTAAGTATTTAGATACATCAGAGGCCAAAAACGGCGGATGTCGCCGTGCACAATTGATtgattattgtttgatttttcccCTTATTCTATTATCCACAGATCGCAACTAACAGCAGCAATGGATCGCCTCTCGATCCATTTGTTGTTCCAGGAAACGATGGAGATCAGTTGGGCCAATCGTACCGTCAGCAGCGAGGAAACCAGCAACAACCGTTTTACACTGAGCAATCAACAGCTACCGATTCGGACAACATCGACTCGGATggaagcagcagcaacagcgcaGATTGTCGGTGTTATTCCATATACTGTCTGCAGCAAAAACTCcactagctgatgaacgatatgCTATGGCGAAAGTATCACAATTTTCAAACACATCGTCACATTatataaaaataagaatagaataagaatattaataaaaataataatattttaaataaaaactatattGCACCAATGGAGGGCCAACAAATCAGCCATTACCAAAGCCGAAATCGAGCTAACATTGGACTTACAAACCATAGTTTTGTTTGACATTTGTgtctaccaattttttttcgtaggatgtaccaatgattagtacggtagaaaatgactagaggattggtaatatttaccaaaaaattggtcatatatactaaattttcctctcagtgtataaGCGACATCCGAAAAAGGAAACGATGGGAAAAGGAAAGCACTACTAGGTCTACAATAAAAGCTCTTTATCCAAGGCACAACAAAAGCTATTAAAGTGATCCCGATTATAGAAATTCAAATAAAGCATTTGAAAACTGCAGTTCGACCTGAAAAGACGGAAGGATCAGGTATGGATTTGGATAAAGAGCAAGACCCAGTAGTAACTCTGgactttcaattttttcccatcagGACCCAATATTTTTGCCCTGAATTCAGATTCCCCGGAGCGAAACGATTTTGAGGAAGATTGATGCCGTCCACGAAGCTTTGTAGAAACGAGCAACTTGAGTCGCCAACCCTATAGTAACTCTTCGAGGTACGGCAAAGCTCGCGGCGCACAGGTTTCGCTCAACAACATCCGGCCGGCCACATCACACTGACATACACACAAATGTAagttgaataaacgaaaaaaaaggaatCCATCTGTGTTTTTACTTGTGAACTGAATCCTTGATTTGTGCCCGAAAAGAGAGTGAGCCGATCTTGAGCCTCCGAGTGTCAAGCTCGAGCTAGCCGAGTTAAAAGAGGCAGTTGAAAGCCCACCCTCAATGGTCCCCGTGGCTTAGACCAGGGATCGAGGGCTTTTCTAGGATTACCCCTTCTGGCTAGTCTGACATAATTAAGAGagagtaacaatgttttgggcagtgatcgtattcacgctctaacTGTGCACGTTAATGATGCTAATGTTGAAGAATCGGTCCTTGATTCTCAACCTGCACATTCGAGGCCCATTCGAGCCACCACCCAATCACTCGCTTTCGCATCTCGCCCGTCTCTTTGAAAGCTGTACTCAGCTCGTATGTGTTATCGCAGCTATGGTAGATGGTGTGACCATCCCTAAACGTACGTACCGTTGAGCCCTTCCAGCACatctcctgcagcgctacgacgTCGAACTTGCGGCTCTTCAATACGTCGGAGAGCACTCGAGTGATTCcttgtagagatgggcaaaccgttcacgaacggtacgaaagaactagttcgccgaaaagagtgaacgagcggtcgttctttttcaaagaacgatagttctccccaccaactgattgcgagcgaacggtttgtgaacgaacgggttccgtaagaacggtttgcgagtgaactgtttgtgaacgaactgtttgcgagtgaactgtatgggaaagaactgattgagagtgaactgtttgagaacgaagtgtttgcgggcaaattgtttacgaacgaacgagtgcagctgaactgatatGCGCTGGGAGAAATGGATAAacataacgagaacgcttgtaaggaaaataaaacgatttgtcatttatgagcaaagtgcatgtaacgcagggtttattttgttaatgaattctcaattttgggttaaaaatttaattagattttcgtagttttaaaagcaaatacatatcatatactttctgattatcagaaaaaatctgggggaagctagggcgattcatggattaggtaggtaaacataaaatttcatagtgagggcatgttgagaaaaaagttttttcgttgctttcaattcattgttttgcctattgcgtgtacgtgttatcgtgattgtttgtatgattgattgttagtgaaaatcgctgctgatttttttccctgaatgaacattatgaagtatgatcttacatggaacctgtgtacATATATtctgtgcgcatcaaattattacataaacttttgtcgaccgataaacatattttcacatacagtttgcgacttttaatgaagcagcttatctttccccactaaatttcaaaaatataaatcccatacgtatactatccaatccaacgatatcaattaatagctgtctattgatgttgggttccatccaacattctatgttgttcttaatatcgttgaacgaaagagcgaaagaacggttcaaaagatctgattcacttagatgaacagttattgagtgaaccgttcatcaaagtgaactgttttgcccatctctaattccTTGGAAGTTGAGAGATCGACAGTTCCACGTCCCAAGTTTCCAATCCATAGTCCGTTTTCGTCGCGTGGGTCCACGCCGATTGTTTCGGTTCGAATTTCCTTGTTCATTACTCACTGTTTGCTTTTTTTATGATGACAAGGCCTGCGTCCAACCACTCGTCTCCCCGGAGGACCGTCGTACCGGTAATGTTTAGAGTCCCACACCGACACGAGGACGGGGATTCAGCCGCCCCTACCCTGTAGAAAACAGACGCTCGGGTTTGGCGAAGCATTTCCTCTACCGCGTTGCTAAAACCATAGCAGTGTTCGCTTGTTAGAATTTATTGACTGATTGCTTGGTAGATGCTCATAACTCAGCATTTCTACTCAATCCCActagacaaaaatcataactgccTTCGTGTGAAGACCAGCTTTTAGGGTAATTAATAATGGTTCATGTCATTTACCCCAAAAATTCCTTTTTGAATGGAATAAATTGTGGAAAAAAATTGTGGAttgtggaataaatgttttggcGTTCTGAATCATGAATACCTAACATTTGGTGAGAAGTAAAATTGGATTATAATGGAGTTTCTAGAAGTTTATAAGTCAAAAATGCTTAATTTTCAATATCTGCCGAAATATCAATTGGGTGCCTATGATTTTCAACGcttttaattgatgaaaaaatgtagtttgtACATTTTTATTAATTCCATTATTGTTGCCTTTAATAGCAATACTCTTTCTATGAagtggattattataagaaaattaGTTTGGATGATAGTTTAGTTCAATTTTGGAGTTATATTTGTGGAAACTGGATCAATAAATCATCCTAAGTTTATCGCTCTATAACGCGATCAATACGTGTTGTACATTAATGATTGGAATGTGGTACAACGTGGAAAACAATTCAATAAAATGTATATTGTGTATCAATTGTCATTAACGTGTAATAACTAATTGATTCGCATTTTTATCTGAATGatacaattaattgaaaaaataagacaTGTAAAAATTGACAGCATTTCAGTATAGACCAAGGCGCGTATATGtatatattcatatatataaATACCTTGGTAAAGACGAGGGCCCCTCACCATTGAGAACTGGACCAACCATTTTGCTCGCGCACCAACGTTCAcagcaaggaaagtgaagtggaaggtaaaacgtaatgtcagaattgccgttcggacgtatcccgtaagtttgaacttatttacatgaatggtatccaaacaacactaaacattgactacagtttcgccggcacctttgattgccgttatgaaccagcacaaaaaacaaagctgcaaattatgcgctagtggcggtaccacgatcaaagcattccctgaatcacattagccgagccagctggcggaagcatatgcataaaggttgctaggttactattttcaacgacaactgtttatttattatactgcttcaaataccttcgacgaaatcaaatgtaaccatacgtaacgtaagtaataacataaacaaatccaaacttttcgtcttgccattcctcatacgtcttttctaaatagtgtaaattacaagccacctgttaactccaccatcttggttcACAGCAAATGTCAAAACCAagacgcctagaagtatatcctaaggtgaggctgtttcgtcactaagtaggttaggggagcggtatatgaaagcagtacggaagaaagcagaaggggaattatttgcttgtacgCTACAAGCAAACAgacaggggttagacatcaattgaatataggctaaaTCAAATAATAGGCtaaatcaaataaaataaatcaaaatcattatggcgtcatttgtttaccaacatatcatttgcgagcattgaaatcgttgaaatcacggagatagtatactttatttctaactgcatgagcgatatttcacatggaggtgttcacatttaacatggagtttaaagttagccactattcgactatataaccgaaccgagttgtaaacaacagtaattgacagaaccaaaatgtcagtgaaccgcagcaatattgggtacactggcaatataagggatttgacgttttagtcatacccctggaaacagacagactgatcacgagcgagcttcggcactagcgtattgtgttttgtttacaaacaaaacacagtagacttccaagatggctgaagagttgttttcaggggttagacatcaattgaatataggctacccaaaatcaaaatcaatatggcgtcatttgtttatcaacatatcatttacgaggattgaaatcgaaaaatgcgctgctttattctaactgcatgagcgattttcatatttcggtttcacatggaggtgttcacatttaacatggagtttaaagttagccactattcgactatataaccggaccgagttgtaaacaacagtaattgattgaaccaaaatgtcagtaaaccgcagcaatattgggtacactggcaatatgagggatttgacgttttagtcgtacccctggttgttttagcaagttggcccaccttaggatatacttctagtgCCTTGGTCAAAACGTTGGTCCTCTCATGTGCCGCGAGAACCAACACACATGCACCGCTCTCTCTTCTCGGTTAGTGCACTCATTTTCGTTCCGT from Toxorhynchites rutilus septentrionalis strain SRP chromosome 3, ASM2978413v1, whole genome shotgun sequence encodes:
- the LOC129778681 gene encoding 40-kDa huntingtin-associated protein — protein: MSSQFHKDLIHQYKTTCNKLKKIQRVFFKHFAPNVCEVADEFGSLAASFNNSLLPEYAALCYMGQGKCEKMIGNDAGEVDALLRAARTYRVAHNKQIKIKIENIYGDHLEGAFRCYTQALLKLPDDSVTKAAIIRELKEINPNVEIISNFSSPCHRIWDLEQSAEDSIKFHDYVAAFEKLTEIYDDIIERRCEALYPEVMKRVEITRLLLLCILQLPPSVRYDHKFIERYSSLGDTSTNLSSLFSDELFFLLQSLVISCQAKDIESLVEVRDELSHCSELSASQQLLLAELVSKYSK
- the LOC129778685 gene encoding 28S ribosomal protein S21, mitochondrial, which codes for MRHAKFLARTVLVQNGNIEEACRVLNRILGKEDILDQFRRTRYYEKPFQTRRRVNFEKCKAIYNEDMNRKIQFVLRKNRVDPFPACH
- the LOC129778684 gene encoding uncharacterized protein LOC129778684, which translates into the protein MGLKLISFAASKNMAICSTFFQHKLLYKYTWRSPNQTETQIDHVFIDCRHFSDIIEVRSYRSANVDSDHYLVMLKMRPKLAVVNNIRYRRPPRLNLARLKQLDVAGNYVHSLEAALPEEDELNETPLEDCWNTIKQPSTAYQRTYSEEDELNETPLEDILGHVERIQRNV